Proteins from one Planctomyces sp. SH-PL62 genomic window:
- a CDS encoding aspartate aminotransferase family protein has translation MELAQSKALFARNRRLIPGGVVSLNRLVDPEIAFVRGSGARVWDADGNEYLDYHAGFAPYLLGHSHPDVQAAVVRSIDEGWTLMGSGTTPWEGRAAELLCESVASLDRVQLTTTGSEATYHALRLSRAFTGRDHLVVMQGGYNGWHDEVACNVMTPLDKLGPRSEGGENPFVPLSAGMPSNVASRVHVVEFNDLEAVEGCFRKYEVACLVTEPILQNIGIVKPREGYLQGLRDLCDKYGVVLVFDEVKTGFRHALGGYQALAGVRPDLSTFGKAIANGYPLGAIGGKAEIMDLFSHPEADRRVLIAGTFNGHPAPVAAAIATMEILKREEASLYPRLEALGARMQQGLEGLFARHGVTATVARQGSAFCVYFMDHAPRDWRDLASNHDMERDLRYRKALIARGVYHFPLPTKQGSLSAAHSEADVDSTLEATEAVLREGI, from the coding sequence ATGGAACTCGCGCAATCCAAGGCCCTGTTCGCCCGCAATCGTCGCCTGATCCCCGGCGGCGTGGTCTCGCTCAACCGCCTGGTCGATCCCGAGATCGCCTTCGTTCGCGGCAGCGGCGCTCGGGTGTGGGACGCCGACGGCAACGAGTATCTGGACTACCACGCCGGGTTCGCCCCCTACCTCCTCGGTCACAGCCATCCCGATGTCCAGGCGGCCGTCGTCCGCTCGATCGATGAGGGCTGGACCCTGATGGGGTCGGGGACCACACCCTGGGAAGGCCGCGCGGCCGAGTTGCTCTGCGAATCGGTCGCCTCGCTGGACCGCGTGCAGCTCACCACCACCGGGTCCGAGGCCACGTATCACGCCCTGAGGCTCTCTCGGGCGTTCACGGGGCGCGATCACCTGGTCGTGATGCAGGGGGGTTACAACGGCTGGCACGACGAGGTCGCCTGCAACGTCATGACCCCGCTCGACAAGCTGGGGCCGCGTTCCGAAGGCGGGGAGAATCCCTTCGTCCCGCTATCCGCGGGGATGCCGTCCAACGTCGCCTCGCGCGTCCACGTCGTCGAATTCAACGACCTGGAGGCCGTCGAAGGCTGCTTTCGGAAGTATGAGGTGGCCTGCCTCGTTACGGAGCCGATCCTCCAGAACATCGGCATCGTGAAGCCCCGCGAGGGCTATCTCCAGGGCCTGCGCGACCTCTGCGACAAATACGGCGTCGTCCTGGTCTTCGACGAGGTGAAGACCGGCTTCCGGCACGCCCTGGGCGGCTATCAGGCGCTGGCCGGGGTCCGGCCGGACCTTTCCACCTTCGGCAAGGCGATCGCCAACGGCTATCCGCTGGGCGCGATCGGCGGCAAGGCCGAGATCATGGACCTGTTCAGCCACCCCGAGGCCGATCGCCGCGTGCTGATCGCGGGGACGTTCAACGGACACCCCGCCCCCGTCGCCGCGGCCATCGCCACGATGGAAATCCTCAAACGCGAAGAGGCTTCACTTTATCCCAGGCTCGAGGCGCTGGGCGCCCGGATGCAGCAAGGGCTCGAAGGCCTGTTCGCCCGCCACGGCGTCACGGCCACCGTCGCTCGCCAGGGGTCGGCCTTCTGCGTCTACTTCATGGACCACGCACCCCGAGACTGGCGCGACCTGGCGTCCAATCACGACATGGAACGCGACCTGCGCTATCGCAAGGCCCTCATCGCTCGGGGCGTCTATCACTTCCCTCTCCCCACCAAGCAGGGGAGCCTCTCCGCCGCGCACTCCGAGGCCGACGTCGACTCCACTTTGGAAGCGACCGAAGCCGTGCTCCGCGAAGGAATCTGA
- a CDS encoding chemotaxis protein CheW, whose protein sequence is MSHDAPSTPAAARGESPILQFVGFRLGDEDYAIAITRIQEIILMKPITRLPQAPDHIEGLINLRGAVIPVVSLRRRFGQAARDFDEETRTIVVNVQGKTVGCIVDAVTQVMRINRDQIQPSPLASAGGSCRYVSGLARLGERLLIMLDVESLLQFEEPAVPSTAGPAA, encoded by the coding sequence ATGAGTCACGACGCCCCATCGACGCCGGCGGCTGCGCGAGGCGAGAGTCCGATCCTGCAATTCGTCGGGTTCCGCCTCGGCGACGAGGATTACGCCATCGCGATCACCCGGATCCAGGAGATCATCTTGATGAAGCCGATCACTCGGCTTCCTCAGGCGCCCGACCACATCGAAGGGCTGATCAACCTGAGGGGCGCGGTGATCCCGGTGGTCAGCCTTCGGAGACGATTCGGCCAGGCGGCGCGCGATTTCGACGAGGAGACGCGTACGATCGTCGTGAACGTCCAGGGCAAGACGGTCGGCTGCATCGTCGACGCCGTGACCCAGGTCATGCGGATCAATCGCGACCAGATCCAGCCGTCTCCCCTGGCCTCGGCCGGCGGCTCCTGCCGCTATGTGTCGGGCCTGGCGAGGCTCGGGGAACGACTCCTGATCATGCTCGACGTCGAGAGCCTTCTTCAGTTCGAGGAGCCGGCGGTCCCGTCGACCGCTGGGCCGGCGGCGTGA
- a CDS encoding neutral/alkaline non-lysosomal ceramidase N-terminal domain-containing protein, whose amino-acid sequence MPPSLESPQSVCSFGVAQGDVTPPVGIYHRMWGAAAHERSTGVHRPLMAAAAVIAPPGRPSEGVVLVTLDHCLFWDLECRRLLEAVAAKSGVDQERLLVAFSHTHAAGLMDGRRADRPGGELIAPYLADLADRVAALIVEAVARAGPATLCYANGRCDLAAHRDLYDEASGRFVCGYNPEGPADDTVVVVRATDADGRTLATLINYACHPTTLAWENTLISPDFPGAMREVVEQATGVPCLFLQGASGDLGPREGFVGDPAVADRNGRQLGYAALSALEGMPPPRTRFEFAGAVESGAVLGPWRHAPLDADRLRDLEAWDLERWTVELPYRADLPTADATRADRARWADEERDALGCGDRARAAECRAFVERMDRQLIRIGELPPGPAFPFEVLTWKTGGAVWLAVKGEHYQHLQVELRRRVPGVPILVMTLVNGWQPGYLPTASSYDRGIYQAEIAVVGAGSLETLTDDIAVRISAWSPA is encoded by the coding sequence ATGCCGCCCTCCCTGGAATCACCGCAGAGCGTCTGCTCGTTCGGCGTGGCCCAAGGCGACGTCACCCCGCCGGTGGGGATCTATCATCGGATGTGGGGGGCAGCCGCCCATGAGCGCTCGACCGGGGTGCACCGGCCGCTCATGGCCGCCGCGGCCGTCATCGCCCCGCCGGGCCGTCCCTCCGAGGGCGTCGTCCTGGTGACGCTCGATCATTGCCTGTTCTGGGATCTCGAATGCCGTCGGCTGCTGGAGGCCGTCGCGGCGAAATCGGGAGTCGATCAGGAACGCCTGCTCGTCGCCTTCTCGCACACGCATGCGGCCGGCCTGATGGACGGCCGCCGCGCCGATCGGCCCGGCGGAGAGTTGATCGCCCCCTATCTGGCCGATCTCGCCGACCGAGTGGCCGCCTTGATCGTCGAGGCCGTCGCCCGCGCGGGACCGGCCACGCTCTGCTATGCGAACGGCCGTTGCGACCTCGCGGCGCATCGCGACCTCTACGACGAGGCGAGCGGTCGATTCGTCTGCGGATACAATCCCGAAGGCCCCGCCGACGACACCGTCGTCGTCGTCCGCGCCACCGACGCCGACGGCCGCACGCTCGCGACGCTGATCAATTACGCCTGCCACCCGACCACCCTGGCGTGGGAGAACACCCTCATCAGCCCCGACTTTCCCGGGGCGATGCGCGAGGTGGTCGAGCAGGCCACCGGCGTCCCCTGCCTGTTCCTCCAGGGGGCTTCGGGAGACCTCGGCCCACGCGAAGGATTCGTCGGCGACCCGGCCGTCGCCGATCGCAACGGCCGCCAGCTCGGCTACGCCGCACTCTCGGCTCTCGAAGGGATGCCGCCGCCTCGGACGCGATTCGAGTTCGCCGGCGCGGTCGAGTCGGGGGCGGTCCTCGGGCCCTGGCGCCACGCACCGCTGGACGCCGATCGCCTCCGCGACCTCGAAGCCTGGGATCTGGAGCGGTGGACCGTCGAACTCCCCTACCGCGCCGACCTCCCGACGGCCGACGCGACCCGGGCGGACCGAGCCCGATGGGCCGACGAGGAACGAGACGCCCTGGGTTGCGGCGATCGGGCCCGCGCGGCCGAGTGTCGGGCGTTCGTCGAGCGAATGGACCGGCAACTCATCCGAATCGGCGAACTCCCCCCCGGCCCCGCCTTCCCGTTCGAGGTCCTGACCTGGAAAACCGGCGGGGCCGTCTGGCTGGCCGTGAAGGGCGAGCATTACCAGCATCTCCAGGTCGAACTTCGACGCCGCGTCCCCGGAGTGCCGATCCTGGTCATGACCCTCGTCAACGGTTGGCAGCCCGGATACCTTCCGACCGCCTCGTCGTACGATCGAGGAATCTACCAGGCCGAAATCGCGGTCGTGGGCGCCGGGTCGTTGGAGACGCTGACCGACGACATCGCCGTCCGCATCTCCGCCTGGTCTCCCGCCTGA
- a CDS encoding DUF1501 domain-containing protein — translation MANSNHTGGSPCPGGHRRRFLSDLGMGFTGLALGAMLHRDGVARASDGSWTPPDGRPHFAPKAKSVIWLFMNGGVSHMETFDPKPELNKYAGKTIAETPYQGTQDPKKLALSRVVVVNDANGQARNQLYPLQVGFKKYGQSGIEVSDWLPHIGGCIDDVAVVRSMYTTDNNHGAQTQFHSGRHMLDGEFPNVGAWAHYGLGSLNDNLPQYLSMGVREYWNKNDGHYLGPAHDAIPIRIDPANPLDYGRPDMEIGDAEQRLGFDLVDRLNRLRAVEYPDDPALSARIKAYELAYRMQGALPEVIDFRGEPEETQRLYGLDDPQTKDFGSQMLACRRLVERGVRFVQVQDGGGGAGAWDAHGGLRANHSSNCRRIDKPIAGLLTDLKRRGLLDETLVVFGTEFGRTPGSQGSDGRDHHIFGFSVWMAGGGIKGGVVHGATDEIGFHAEENRHYVTDVHATILHLLGLDSRKLEIPGRKRLEIDHGTPIREIMA, via the coding sequence ATGGCCAACTCGAATCATACCGGCGGAAGCCCTTGCCCCGGCGGTCATCGTCGCCGCTTCCTCTCCGACCTGGGGATGGGGTTCACCGGGCTCGCGCTGGGCGCCATGCTCCATCGCGACGGCGTCGCGAGGGCCTCGGACGGGAGCTGGACGCCGCCCGACGGCCGTCCCCACTTCGCGCCCAAGGCCAAGTCGGTCATCTGGCTCTTCATGAACGGCGGCGTCAGCCACATGGAGACCTTCGATCCGAAGCCCGAGCTGAACAAGTACGCCGGGAAGACCATCGCGGAGACGCCTTACCAGGGGACCCAGGACCCCAAGAAGCTCGCGCTGTCCCGCGTCGTGGTCGTGAACGACGCCAACGGTCAGGCGCGCAATCAGCTCTATCCGCTCCAGGTCGGCTTCAAGAAATACGGGCAGAGCGGGATCGAGGTCAGCGACTGGCTGCCCCACATCGGCGGCTGCATCGACGACGTCGCCGTCGTCCGCTCGATGTACACGACCGACAACAACCACGGCGCGCAGACGCAGTTCCACTCGGGCCGGCACATGCTCGACGGCGAATTCCCCAACGTCGGGGCGTGGGCCCACTACGGCCTCGGATCGCTCAACGACAACTTGCCTCAGTACCTGTCGATGGGAGTCCGGGAATACTGGAACAAGAACGACGGCCACTACCTCGGCCCGGCGCACGACGCCATCCCGATCCGGATCGATCCCGCGAACCCGCTCGACTACGGTCGCCCCGACATGGAGATCGGAGACGCCGAGCAGCGCCTCGGCTTCGACCTGGTCGACCGCCTGAATCGGCTCCGTGCCGTCGAGTACCCCGACGACCCGGCCCTCTCGGCCAGGATCAAGGCGTATGAGCTGGCCTACCGGATGCAGGGGGCCCTCCCCGAGGTGATCGACTTCCGGGGCGAGCCCGAGGAGACCCAGCGGCTCTACGGCCTCGATGACCCGCAGACGAAGGACTTCGGCTCGCAGATGCTGGCCTGCCGTCGGCTCGTCGAGCGAGGCGTCCGATTCGTCCAGGTGCAGGACGGCGGCGGCGGGGCGGGGGCCTGGGACGCCCACGGCGGCCTGCGGGCCAATCATTCCAGCAACTGTCGGCGGATCGATAAGCCGATCGCCGGACTCCTGACCGACCTGAAACGCCGCGGGTTGCTCGACGAAACCCTCGTGGTCTTCGGGACCGAATTCGGCAGGACTCCGGGCTCGCAGGGGAGCGACGGCCGCGACCACCACATCTTCGGCTTCTCCGTCTGGATGGCCGGCGGTGGGATCAAGGGGGGCGTGGTCCACGGGGCGACCGACGAGATCGGCTTCCACGCCGAGGAGAACCGCCACTACGTCACCGACGTCCATGCCACGATCCTCCACCTCCTGGGGCTCGACAGTCGTAAATTGGAGATCCCCGGGCGCAAGCGTCTGGAGATCGATCACGGGACGCCGATCCGCGAGATCATGGCCTGA
- a CDS encoding DUF1553 domain-containing protein, translating into MRWALLLIAGLGWILTPSQASADEAVDYVKQIKPILSVRCYSCHGTLKQKSELRTDSVKSLIEGGLGGPAIEPGKSDESVLMDLIAEEGEGRMPPPGDGEALSGEQIKLIKTWIDQGAVAPPDDAPEPDPREHWAFRAPVRPLVPSTEAPGRANPIDAFLASSWSEKGLTPVGPAPKSLLLRRVYLDLIGLPPTAEEQDAFLSDESPDAYEKLVDRLLDGKAHAERWGRHWMDIWRYSDWWGLGAELRNSQKHIWHWRDWILESLEADKGYDQMVREMIAADETTPEDPDRLRATGFLARSYFKFNRNTWLEEVVEHTGKAFLGLTFDCAKCHDHKFDPISHNEYYQFRAFFEPYQVRTDQIPGQLDFEKEGIPRIFDCNLDAPTYRFERGNEARPVTSQPIKPGLPALLSWADLEIKPVSLPLEASRPGLRPFVLEDHLRVANASLEVARTNHAKARDHLAAMEAAEGPATAGGVGAASPSRFRDDFSTARPDAWESTGGLWVHEGGKLRQDDPGLVRSVHRTRTTHPEDFLASLRFVITGGEPWRSVGLAFDVAEGREILVYLSANADAPKLQITERRNGVDAYPEAGSLARPIRVGEPYELTVRVQGTLVNVAVNGEHALAYRLSVDRAPGTIALVTYAAKAEFTSMELAPLAPGEQLAEVGEPAFQGATPVERARSRAAVAEKALATALAYPKALQARAAADRALHLSPPTEDAKSLAVEAAHAERMEALARAEEALARLDHQVDAKATKAEEARKKHEEAAAAVAAARKAVDESSEEYTPLRGARKAVESPTDSDAPNVLTFPAASTGRRTALANWMTDRKNPLTARVAVNHIWARHFGKPLVATVFDFGRKGARPTHPELLDHLAVEFMDDGWSMKRLHRRIVLSEAYRRSSSAAGADPATLAADPENRLYWRMNPVRMEAQVVRDSLFRLAGELSDEFGGPSIPHTEVMSPRRSLYFVHSHNDHNRFLGTFDDASVRDCYRRDESIVPVQALALWNSGLSQSLATKITARLDARLGETSDARFAAEAFRSILCIPPSDAERSACEQALADLRRLLEKRGAAGPDRRAREILVQSLINHNDFITIR; encoded by the coding sequence ATGCGTTGGGCCCTACTCCTGATCGCCGGCCTCGGCTGGATTCTCACGCCGAGCCAGGCTTCGGCGGACGAGGCGGTCGACTACGTCAAGCAAATCAAGCCGATCCTCTCGGTCCGGTGCTACTCCTGCCACGGAACCCTGAAACAGAAGAGCGAGCTTCGCACGGACTCGGTGAAATCCCTCATCGAGGGAGGCCTCGGCGGGCCGGCGATTGAACCGGGGAAGAGCGACGAGAGCGTGCTGATGGACCTGATCGCCGAGGAAGGGGAGGGGAGGATGCCCCCCCCTGGCGACGGTGAGGCGTTGAGCGGCGAGCAGATCAAGCTGATCAAGACCTGGATCGACCAGGGAGCCGTGGCTCCTCCCGACGACGCCCCCGAGCCCGACCCTCGCGAGCACTGGGCGTTTCGCGCCCCGGTCCGACCGCTCGTCCCATCGACCGAGGCCCCGGGCCGCGCAAACCCCATCGACGCATTCCTCGCTTCAAGCTGGAGTGAGAAGGGTCTGACCCCGGTGGGGCCGGCGCCGAAAAGTCTGCTGCTCCGTCGGGTGTACCTCGACCTGATCGGCCTGCCGCCGACGGCCGAGGAACAGGACGCCTTCCTGAGTGACGAATCGCCCGACGCCTATGAAAAGCTGGTCGATCGCCTGCTCGACGGCAAGGCCCACGCCGAGCGCTGGGGACGGCACTGGATGGACATCTGGCGGTACAGCGATTGGTGGGGGCTCGGCGCCGAGCTGCGCAACAGCCAGAAACACATCTGGCACTGGCGGGACTGGATCCTGGAATCTCTGGAGGCCGACAAGGGCTACGACCAGATGGTCCGCGAGATGATCGCCGCCGACGAGACGACCCCCGAAGACCCGGATCGTCTCCGCGCCACCGGATTCCTCGCCCGCAGCTATTTCAAGTTCAACCGCAACACGTGGCTTGAAGAGGTCGTCGAGCACACCGGGAAAGCCTTCCTGGGCCTGACGTTCGACTGCGCGAAGTGCCACGATCACAAGTTCGACCCGATCAGCCACAACGAGTACTACCAGTTCCGAGCCTTCTTCGAGCCCTACCAGGTCCGGACCGATCAGATTCCCGGCCAGCTGGATTTCGAGAAGGAAGGCATCCCCAGAATCTTCGACTGCAACCTCGACGCGCCGACCTATCGCTTCGAGCGCGGCAACGAAGCCCGGCCCGTGACGAGTCAGCCGATCAAGCCGGGGCTCCCCGCCTTGCTGTCCTGGGCCGACCTGGAGATCAAGCCCGTCTCGCTCCCGCTGGAAGCGTCGCGGCCGGGGCTGCGGCCCTTCGTGCTCGAAGACCATCTGCGGGTCGCGAACGCCAGCCTCGAAGTCGCCCGGACCAACCACGCCAAGGCCCGCGATCACCTGGCCGCGATGGAGGCGGCCGAGGGTCCGGCGACCGCCGGTGGAGTCGGGGCCGCGTCCCCCTCGCGCTTCCGCGACGATTTCTCCACGGCTCGCCCCGACGCGTGGGAGTCGACCGGGGGCCTCTGGGTCCACGAGGGCGGCAAGCTCCGCCAGGACGACCCCGGGCTCGTGCGGTCCGTCCATCGGACGAGGACGACGCACCCCGAGGACTTCCTCGCCTCGCTGCGATTCGTCATCACCGGCGGTGAGCCCTGGCGATCGGTGGGCCTGGCCTTCGACGTCGCCGAGGGGCGTGAGATCCTGGTCTACCTGAGCGCCAACGCCGACGCCCCCAAACTCCAGATCACGGAGCGGCGTAACGGGGTCGACGCCTATCCGGAGGCGGGGAGCCTGGCGCGACCGATCCGGGTCGGTGAGCCCTACGAGTTGACGGTCCGCGTCCAGGGGACCCTGGTGAACGTCGCCGTCAACGGCGAGCACGCCCTGGCCTACCGCCTTTCCGTCGACCGCGCCCCGGGGACGATCGCACTGGTGACCTACGCGGCGAAGGCCGAGTTCACGTCGATGGAGCTGGCCCCCCTCGCTCCCGGAGAGCAGCTAGCCGAAGTCGGCGAACCGGCGTTCCAGGGTGCGACCCCCGTCGAACGCGCCCGGTCTCGGGCGGCCGTCGCGGAGAAGGCCCTGGCGACGGCCCTGGCCTACCCGAAAGCCCTCCAGGCGCGGGCCGCCGCCGATCGCGCCCTCCACCTGTCACCTCCGACAGAGGACGCGAAGTCGCTCGCCGTCGAAGCGGCTCACGCGGAGCGGATGGAAGCTCTGGCCAGGGCCGAGGAAGCCCTCGCCCGCCTCGATCATCAGGTCGACGCGAAGGCGACGAAGGCGGAGGAAGCCCGAAAGAAGCATGAGGAAGCCGCCGCCGCCGTGGCCGCGGCCCGCAAGGCGGTGGACGAGTCGAGCGAGGAGTACACCCCGCTCCGAGGCGCCCGGAAGGCGGTGGAATCGCCGACCGACTCCGATGCGCCGAACGTCCTGACCTTCCCCGCCGCCAGCACCGGCCGTCGCACCGCGCTGGCGAACTGGATGACCGATCGGAAGAATCCGCTGACCGCCCGCGTCGCCGTCAACCACATCTGGGCGCGTCACTTCGGCAAGCCGCTGGTCGCGACCGTCTTCGATTTCGGTCGCAAGGGAGCCCGGCCGACCCACCCCGAGCTGCTCGACCACCTGGCCGTCGAGTTCATGGACGACGGCTGGAGCATGAAACGGCTCCACAGGCGAATCGTCCTCTCTGAAGCCTACCGCCGCAGCTCCTCGGCCGCCGGCGCGGACCCCGCCACCCTGGCCGCCGATCCCGAAAACCGGCTCTACTGGCGAATGAACCCGGTTCGGATGGAGGCCCAGGTCGTCCGAGACAGCCTCTTCCGACTGGCCGGCGAGTTGTCCGACGAATTCGGCGGTCCGTCGATCCCGCACACTGAGGTGATGTCTCCCCGTCGGAGCCTGTACTTCGTCCACTCGCACAACGACCACAACCGCTTTCTCGGGACTTTCGACGACGCCAGCGTCCGGGACTGCTACCGACGAGACGAGAGCATCGTCCCCGTGCAGGCGTTGGCGCTTTGGAACAGCGGACTCTCGCAAAGCCTGGCGACGAAGATCACAGCCCGTCTCGACGCCCGGCTCGGCGAAACGTCCGACGCGAGGTTCGCCGCCGAGGCGTTCCGTTCGATCCTCTGCATTCCGCCCTCCGACGCCGAGCGCTCGGCCTGCGAACAGGCCCTCGCCGATCTGAGAAGGCTGCTGGAGAAGCGAGGCGCGGCCGGCCCCGACCGCCGCGCCCGCGAGATCCTCGTGCAGTCGTTGATCAACCACAACGATTTCATCACCATCCGCTGA
- a CDS encoding MFS transporter — protein sequence MKPDANFHEAADAASLATDESPPAIDRDAEARASGVRHAVLIWLCVATTIAYIDRGCLSVAEKLIRDDLGLSESQMGLVMSAFFLAYALFQLPAARLDQAWGSRRALPAFAAVWSVATGLCGSANGVVLLLSARFSMGAAEAGVFPSSTGVLSRWYPVSRRAWVSGVLSSFMGVGGGLGAALTGFLLVYVSWRWMFMLYAVPGLLWAIGFAYWFRNTPREHPSVNEAELTLVAEGAKPAAHRPPGPIAWRTLATNRAVLGLASQQFFRAAAAIFYLSWFPTYLRETRGVGVWEAGLLTSLPHWTTMLGCLAGGWLSDRVLAKTGSLRLSRQGVSAASMLIATVLIGLAYPVADARAAVLILSIGAFFAALAGPCAYALTMDLGGRDTPQVFGIMNTAGAVGSILFPILVPKLVEFTGSWDAVLAFFAAIHIVAGACWLIFDADRDTL from the coding sequence TTGAAGCCAGACGCGAATTTTCACGAAGCGGCGGACGCCGCGAGCCTCGCGACCGACGAGTCTCCCCCCGCGATCGACCGTGACGCCGAAGCGCGCGCGTCGGGGGTTCGTCACGCGGTCCTAATCTGGCTCTGCGTCGCCACGACCATCGCCTACATCGATCGCGGCTGCCTGAGCGTCGCCGAGAAGCTGATCCGCGACGACCTCGGTTTGAGCGAGTCGCAGATGGGCCTGGTGATGAGCGCCTTCTTCCTGGCCTATGCCCTCTTCCAGCTTCCCGCCGCGCGACTGGACCAGGCCTGGGGTTCCCGACGCGCGCTCCCCGCCTTCGCCGCCGTGTGGTCCGTGGCCACCGGGCTCTGCGGCTCCGCGAACGGCGTCGTACTCCTGCTCTCGGCGCGGTTCTCGATGGGGGCGGCGGAAGCGGGCGTCTTCCCCTCCTCGACGGGCGTCCTGAGCCGCTGGTATCCGGTCTCGCGACGCGCCTGGGTCAGCGGCGTGCTGTCCAGCTTCATGGGGGTCGGCGGGGGCCTCGGCGCGGCCCTGACGGGCTTCCTGCTCGTCTACGTCTCCTGGCGTTGGATGTTCATGCTCTACGCCGTTCCGGGCCTGCTCTGGGCGATCGGTTTCGCCTACTGGTTCCGCAACACCCCTCGAGAGCACCCCTCGGTCAACGAGGCCGAACTCACGCTCGTCGCCGAGGGGGCGAAACCGGCGGCTCACCGTCCTCCGGGTCCGATCGCCTGGCGGACGCTCGCGACGAACCGGGCGGTCCTCGGCCTGGCCTCTCAACAATTCTTCCGCGCGGCGGCGGCCATCTTCTACCTGAGCTGGTTTCCGACCTATCTGCGCGAGACCCGGGGCGTCGGGGTCTGGGAGGCGGGGCTGCTCACCAGCCTGCCGCACTGGACGACCATGCTCGGCTGCCTCGCCGGAGGCTGGCTCTCGGATCGCGTCCTGGCGAAGACGGGCAGCCTCCGACTCTCTCGACAGGGGGTTTCCGCCGCGAGCATGTTGATCGCGACCGTCCTGATCGGCCTCGCCTACCCGGTGGCCGACGCGCGAGCCGCCGTGCTCATCCTGAGCATCGGGGCGTTTTTCGCGGCTCTGGCCGGCCCCTGCGCCTACGCCCTGACGATGGACCTGGGTGGGCGCGACACCCCGCAGGTCTTCGGGATCATGAACACGGCCGGGGCCGTCGGGTCGATCCTGTTCCCCATCCTGGTCCCGAAACTCGTCGAGTTCACCGGGTCCTGGGACGCGGTGCTTGCTTTCTTCGCCGCAATCCATATCGTGGCCGGCGCGTGCTGGCTCATCTTCGACGCCGACCGCGACACCCTCTGA